The proteins below come from a single Eremothecium sinecaudum strain ATCC 58844 chromosome II, complete sequence genomic window:
- the VMA2 gene encoding H(+)-transporting V1 sector ATPase subunit B (Syntenic homolog of Ashbya gossypii ADL380W; Syntenic homolog of Saccharomyces cerevisiae YBR127C (VMA2)) gives MISREELFELNKAAVTNGFKVKPRTSYNTVAGINGPLVILEKVKFPCYNEIVNLTLPDGSLRQGQVLEVRGDRAIVQVFEGTSGIDVKKTTVEFTGESLKIPVSEDMLGRVFNGSGRPIDNGPKVFAEDYLDINGSAINPYARIYPEEMISTGISAIDTMNSIARGQKIPIFSASGLPHNEIAAQICRQAGLVRPTKDVHDGHEDNFSIVFAAMGVNLETARFFKQDFEENGSLERTSLFLNLANDPTIERIVTPRFALTTAEYLAYQTERHVLTILTDMSSYADALREVSAAREEVPGRRGYPGYMYTDLSTIYERAGRVEGRNGSITQIPILTMPNDDITHPIPDLTGYITEGQIFVDRQLNNRGIYPPINVLPSLSRLMKSAIGEGMTRKDHGDVSNQLYAKYAIGRDAAAMKAVVGEEALSMEDRLCLEFLENFEKTFISQGPYENRTIFESLDHAWSLLRIYPKEMLNRISPKILDEFYNRAREDDDQDSDEEDNEDVVKDTEIVQSLI, from the coding sequence ATGATTTCCAGAGAAGAACTATTTGAATTGAATAAGGCTGCCGTAACTAATGGATTTAAGGTTAAACCTAGAACTAGTTATAACACTGTTGCAGGTATTAATGGTCCATTAGTGATATTGGAAAAGGTTAAATTCCCTTGTTACAATGAAATTGTTAATTTAACTCTACCGGATGGAAGTTTAAGACAAGGTCAAGTTTTAGAAGTTCGAGGTGACCGTGCGATTGTTCAGGTTTTTGAAGGTACTTCTGGTATTGATGTTAAGAAAACGACTGTGGAGTTCACCGGAGAGAGTTTAAAGATTCCCGTGTCAGAGGATATGTTAGGAAGGGTTTTTAATGGGTCAGGTAGGCCGATCGATAACGGTCCAAAGGTTTTTGCCGAAGATTATTTGGACATTAATGGTTCTGCGATCAATCCTTACGCACGTATTTACCCTGAAGAAATGATATCTACTGGTATTTCAGCTATAGATACTATGAATTCTATTGCTCGTGGGCAGAAGATTCCTATCTTCTCTGCCTCCGGTCTTCCTCACAATGAAATTGCTGCTCAGATCTGTAGGCAGGCAGGGTTGGTTAGACCTACAAAGGATGTGCACGATGGTCACGAAGACAACTTTAGTATTGTTTTTGCTGCTATGGGTGTTAACTTGGAAACGGCTAGGTTTTTCAAACAGGATTTTGAGGAGAATGGGTCCTTAGAAAGGACCTCGTTATTCTTGAACTTGGCCAACGACCCTACTATTGAGAGAATTGTCACTCCTAGATTTGCATTGACTACTGCAGAATACTTGGCTTACCAAACTGAGAGACATGTCTTGACTATTTTAACAGATATGTCTTCTTATGCTGATGCGTTAAGAGAAGTGTCTGCTGCGAGAGAAGAAGTTCCTGGTAGACGTGGTTACCCCGGTTACATGTACACAGATTTGTCCACCATTTACGAAAGGGCTGGAAGAGTTGAGGGCCGTAACGGTTCTATTACACAAATTCCTATCTTAACTATGCCTAACGACGATATCACACATCCTATTCCTGATTTAACAGGTTATATCACTGAAGGACAAATATTCGTTGACCGTCAATTGAACAATAGAGGTATCTATCCGCCAATTAATGTCTTACCATCTTTGTCGAGATTGATGAAGTCTGCCATCGGTGAAGGTATGACCAGAAAGGACCACGGTGATGTCTCGAACCAATTATATGCCAAATATGCTATCGGTAGAGATGCAGCAGCTATGAAGGCTGTTGTCGGTGAAGAGGCGTTATCTATGGAGGATAGGTTGTGTTTAGAGTTCCTAgaaaattttgaaaagacGTTTATTAGTCAAGGACCTTATGAAAATAGAACCATCTTTGAATCCTTAGACCACGCATGGTCATTGTTAAGAATCTATCCAAAAGAGATGCTTAATAGAATCTCTCCTAAGATTTTAGACGAATTTTACAACAGAGCTCGTGAGGATGACGACCAAGATAGTGATGAGGAGGACAATGAAGACGTTGTGAAGGATACCGAAATTGTACAATCCTTAATTTGA
- the OPY1 gene encoding Opy1p (Syntenic homolog of Ashbya gossypii AER261C; Syntenic homolog of Saccharomyces cerevisiae YBR129C (OPY1)) yields the protein MSLAQYCTVPLRSSLYNDNEVVMSSFLIKRPTLSTSSLDEQNEATYNYPHHHNLTWKISHKYWCVLRKIQFSYYKDETERKPERVIPITDVLNCRVYEGTKMDLYTRDKTLRFEADDPSVIQMWDKALRSLINGDANYPGPETGIDGIRSPEFETEAKNANAPDDIQQHGVGLDDEEEDEDEDDGFDVVCETDAEATRRPPTAKDGAKTTDICSINNGGVLEEDKEFYESYNPKKDEQLIQSGLLYGQVRNSIRRKRWKSFKGELTNRQLRLVSPTTDKIYASINLDDVVDCVELDKSDPCFALIVTSLRLKFKAKNDDEMIDWIINIKSSVLVREKISNSGP from the coding sequence ATGAGTCTGGCACAATATTGCACGGTGCCATTGCGATCAAGCCTCTATAATGATAATGAGGTTGTTATGTCATCCTTCCTTATTAAAAGGCCTACATTGAGTACATCGTCTTTGGATGAACAGAATGAAGCTACATATAACTATCCCCATCATCATAACCTTACGTGGAAAATAAGTCATAAATATTGGTGTGTATTGAGGAAGATTCAATTTAGTTATTATAAGGATGAGACGGAGAGGAAACCGGAACGAGTTATACCAATTACCGATGTGCTCAACTGCAGGGTATATGAAGGTACTAAGATGGATTTATATACTAGGGATAAGACGCTTAGGTTTGAAGCTGACGACCCTTCGGTGATACAGATGTGGGATAAAGCCTTAAGATCACTGATTAATGGTGATGCTAACTATCCCGGCCCTGAAACTGGTATAGATGGAATTAGGTCACCGGAGTTTGAGACAGAGGCAAAGAATGCTAATGCTCCTGATGATATTCAACAGCATGGGGTAGGTCTAGATGACGAGGAGGAGGATGAAGACGAGGATGATGGGTTTGACGTTGTCTGCGAGACAGACGCAGAAGCCACCCGGAGACCACCAACCGCAAAGGACGGTGCTAAAACTACAGACATCTGTTCAATAAATAATGGTGGAGTTCTAGAAGAAGACAAGGAGTTTTATGAATCTTACAATCCTAAGAAGGATGAACAGTTGATCCAAAGTGGTCTTTTATATGGGCAGGTACGGAATTCCATACGTAGGAAGAGATGGAAGTCATTCAAAGGCGAGCTTACTAATAGACAGCTAAGACTAGTTTCGCCAACTACTGATAAAATTTATGCTTCAATTAACCTAGATGATGTCGTAGATTGCGTTGAACTAGATAAATCTGATCCATGCTTTGCACTTATAGTGACTAGTCTACGGTTGAAATTTAAAGCTaaaaatgatgatgagaTGATTGACTGGATAATTAACATCAAAAGCTCAGTTTTGGTAAGGGAAAAGATTTCCAACTCTGGACCATAA
- the ASA1 gene encoding Asa1p (Syntenic homolog of Ashbya gossypii ADL383W; Syntenic homolog of Saccharomyces cerevisiae YPR085C (ASA1)) produces the protein MAVEQKLYYTLRAHVASITDLCCVYGLNTPHLLSSDSDGTIYLWNLISRRPVAHGKISGQVVWIDCLRPGLYVALSKDNTLRFMRTQHNKEIVKITEYVSRELQELRVVYEIPVNSLNFANVAIQELDNERYMLWCCNTMDSECIDIYEFNLSNEQSFKRVFQALNIYEQISNIRGEKNIFKFDKLGTIMKFLAVGPMVYCGFESGFVVGLRVCDGVVDIAYVSPVHYPEPVLGMVYNKEKHVVLTSSTKNIIGIHCTEMGFGKLYDKIDNVRIMRGLEYTKTSFNVPLKKVSHIDVLDGLLLLGSWTGYVVALQESDNEVVFKIRKDKNQVYVDDSYIGNAEPSNKEKPWTPVGCVIGVPGNVFDKLGNRNSLRPGEIRKLNEFAKHRWCVVGYEDGTITIYQV, from the coding sequence ATGGCAGTCGAACAGAAACTTTACTATACACTAAGAGCCCATGTTGCATCGATTACTGATTTATGTTGTGTTTATGGATTGAATACTCCACATTTGTTGTCTAGTGACAGTGATGGTACAATTTATCTATGGAATCTGATTTCGAGAAGACCTGTGGCCCATGGAAAGATATCTGGTCAAGTGGTATGGATTGATTGCTTGAGACCTGGGCTTTACGTTGCATTGAGCAAGGACAATACTTTAAGATTCATGCGTACTCAGCACAACAAGGAAATTGTGAAAATTACCGAGTATGTCTCTCGCGAGCTGCAGGAGCTGAGGGTAGTGTATGAGATTCCCGTTAACAGTTTAAACTTCGCTAATGTTGCGATTCAAGAACTCGATAATGAGAGGTATATGTTGTGGTGCTGTAATACAATGGATTCTGAATGTATTGATATCTATGAATTCAATCTTTCAAATGAGCAGTCTTTCAAGAGGGTGTTCCAAGCACTGAATATATATGAACAAATTTCGAACATAAGAGGTGAGAAGaacatcttcaaatttGATAAGCTGGGTACTATAATGAAGTTTCTAGCGGTGGGGCCAATGGTTTATTGTGGGTTTGAAAGTGGGTTTGTGGTTGGATTGAGAGTGTGTGATGGGGTTGTCGATATTGCTTACGTCTCTCCAGTACACTACCCAGAACCAGTGCTGGGAATGGTGTATAATAAGGAAAAGCATGTAGTTTTGACCTCTTCTACTAAAAATATCATAGGTATACATTGTACAGAAATGGGTTTTGGTAAATTATACGACAAGATTGACAATGTACGCATTATGAGGGGACTAGAATATACTAAAACGTCGTTTAACGTTCCGTTAAAAAAGGTATCACATATAGATGTCCTGGATGGTCTACTCCTTCTGGGAAGCTGGACCGGGTATGTTGTAGCACTGCAAGAAAGTGACAATGAGGTGGTGTTTAAGATCAGAAAGGACAAGAATCAAGTGTACGTTGACGATTCTTACATAGGTAATGCAGAACCTTCAAACAAAGAAAAGCCGTGGACGCCTGTTGGTTGTGTCATAGGTGTACCAGGTAATGTTTTTGATAAATTGGGGAACAGGAATTCACTTCGTCCCGGGGAGATACGCAAATTGAATGAATTTGCTAAGCATCGATGGTGTGTTGTTGGTTACGAAGATGGCACTATAACCATTTACCAAGTCTAA
- the ATG14 gene encoding Atg14p (Syntenic homolog of Ashbya gossypii ADL381W; Syntenic homolog of Saccharomyces cerevisiae YBR128C (ATG14)) produces the protein MLCTLCRRPSRVWYCSHCVNTSPNLILRYKLELCQVHEDLNKIKDTVSTTLESAIGKKEGILGKHMDRLQQLQLKRHNTRMARRVREMGQYLERKSERRDELKAMLAEPPSSATRPDISDSCQEYIEVKQKYDQLQNVVRANSSLKFRELCQWFAITESRDNKHFPYSIRFIPMCNIRHWHETETSRHSLQHMWEFVALAGQVLLVDIPYTSPYNPHSDDPKVTISHLIINMLLILTKLKLVSDPPELNSLLSTYDVDSILYSLCSKQCLRGAKGSLPLSYRTVHKLVLNIEHASGPITSPQSSTDAKANWTLLK, from the coding sequence ATGTTGTGCACTCTATGTCGAAGACCGTCGAGAGTTTGGTATTGTTCACACTGTGTAAATACTTCACCCAATCTAATACTACGTTACAAACTGGAATTGTGCCAGGTGCACGAGGATTTGAACAAGATCAAGGACACAGTAAGTACGACTTTGGAAAGCGCTATCGGGAAGAAAGAAGGCATCCTGGGGAAACATATGGACCGACTGCAGCAGCTTCAGCTGAAACGACATAATACGCGAATGGCGCGGCGTGTTCGTGAGATGGGTCAGTATCTAGAACGCAAGTCAGAGCGGCGGGATGAATTGAAGGCGATGCTAGCGGAGCCGCCATCTTCCGCCACCAGACCAGATATCAGCGACAGTTGTCAAGAGTATATAGAGGTGAAGCAGAAATACGATCAGCTGCAAAACGTTGTTCGTGCAAATAGCAGTCTAAAGTTTCGCGAGCTGTGTCAGTGGTTTGCAATTACAGAATCTCGCGATAACAAGCATTTCCCTTACAGTATCCGCTTCATTCCAATGTGTAATATACGACATTGGCACGAAACTGAGACTTCCAGACACTCGCTACAGCATATGTGGGAATTCGTCGCACTTGCAGGCCAAGTCCTTCTTGTTGATATACCGTACACCTCGCCTTACAACCCGCATAGTGACGATCCCAAGGTTACAATCTCCCACCTAATAATAAACATGCTTTTAATACTTACAAAGTTGAAACTAGTTAGCGACCCTCCAGAACTGAACAGTCTGCTATCTACTTATGATGTAGATAGCATTTTGTACAGTTTATGCTCCAAACAATGTCTGCGCGGCGCCAAAGGCTCACTTCCCCTCTCTTACAGGACAGTACACAAATTAGTACTTAATATTGAGCATGCATCCGGTCCCATAACGTCACCACAATCATCAACCGATGCTAAAGCCAACTGGACTCTCCTCAAGTAG
- a CDS encoding uncharacterized protein (Syntenic homolog of Ashbya gossypii ADL382C; Syntenic homolog of Saccharomyces cerevisiae YPR084W): MSTDRPIRLAFLGGTCTGKTSLLSRLTIDLVREVHYPTKKQSNWLFTFKPHSRIARAILDEKVHERYYYENGNVISEAVFKSPSINDNVLLSPLVYQSIIEDYNYVKSATRNGQRLSDAKGNLRSENTYYQYITSTEGSSHHESCWETSPTDIPLNYVPPEYSDIAIDVIDTPGFDPNMVVPFLEVSLFRNLDSSILRGLADQPREPVSTQSMLVASGSAELNGKVDGYILVYSALPELTQSDPPPYDEPELSAFRSQKQTPYSTTSAHKHKDGGFSLLKSIKDCFLDAWTEFRNYQRNCDVEKECDIYSLSFPFKQTWKTESQSSDRANESGSFKSHLEQLDLNPESPDSPPPILIVCTHVMNPLHSPLLIEEGKNLAIEWNCAFVAVDSMLDVNVDIALACIIRDIIEKEKLMKRHMTKKKGVLERIIKG; this comes from the coding sequence ATGTCTACAGATAGGCCTATAAGGCTGGCATTCCTTGGTGGAACATGTACGGGCAAAACTTCGTTACTTTCAAGACTGACTATAGATTTAGTACGGGAGGTACATTATCCAACGAAGAAGCAATCAAATTGGTTGTTTACATTTAAACCTCATAGTCGTATTGCTAGGGCTATTTTAGATGAAAAGGTTCATGAGCGTTATTATTATGAAAATGGAAATGTAATAAGTGAGGCGGTGTTCAAGAGTCCAAGTATAAATGATAATGTTTTACTTTCCCCTCTTGTTTACCAAAGCATAATTGAGGATTATAACTATGTAAAGAGTGCTACTAGGAATGGCCAGAGGCTATCTGATGCGAAAGGTAATCTTAGGTCTGAAAATACATACTACCAATATATTACCAGTACAGAAGGAAGCAGCCACCACGAATCGTGTTGGGAAACGTCGCCTACAGATATTCCTCTAAACTATGTTCCTCCGGAATATTCAGATATAGCGATTGATGTGATAGATACTCCGGGGTTCGACCCAAATATGGTTGTCCCTTTCTTAGAGGTCTCGTTATTTAGGAATTTGGACAGTTCGATTCTACGTGGTTTAGCAGATCAGCCCAGAGAACCTGTTTCTACTCAGTCAATGCTTGTTGCTTCAGGATCTGCAGAGCTGAATGGGAAGGTCGATGGTTATATTTTGGTATATAGCGCTCTTCCCGAGTTAACGCAAAGTGACCCACCACCATATGACGAGCCAGAATTATCAGCATTCCGTTCACAGAAACAAACTCCTTATTCTACTACTTCAGCACATAAACATAAAGATGGTGGATTTTCGCTTCTTAAGTCTATTAAGGACTGTTTCCTGGACGCTTGGACTGAATTCCGAAACTATCAGCGAAATTGTGACGTGGAAAAAGAATGCGACATCTACTCACTATCATTTCCTTTCAAACAAACATGGAAGACTGAGTCACAGAGTAGCGACAGGGCAAATGAATCGGGCTCCTTTAAATCTCATTTGGAGCAGCTAGATTTGAATCCTGAATCTCCAGACTCACCTCCTCCGATTCTGATAGTGTGTACTCATGTAATGAATCCGCTGCATTCACCGCTACTTATAGAGGAAGGAAAAAATTTAGCTATAGAATGGAATTGTGCATTTGTTGCAGTAGATAGCATGCTCGATGTTAACGTCGATATTGCGTTAGCTTGCATTATAAGAGACATTATAGAGAAAGAAAAACTAATGAAACGACATATGACGAAAAAGAAGGGCGTTCTGGAGAGAATAATTAAAGGTTAG
- the SHE3 gene encoding She3p (Syntenic homolog of Ashbya gossypii AAR042W; Syntenic homolog of Saccharomyces cerevisiae YBR130C (SHE3)), producing the protein MGNPDLTLTASGSTYNLQKAWLKSAEVSPTSEKDLGSPTKIYSTSNLQVNHGPFIANMNANSTTRSLNNKSSASTASSGTAVGDSIGSHSPLRELNFAGTESSGKVIENLHARVDALARTNLELTNQSKQLLDKLDKIQTNETKSTDVISKLRSENANLNSMLTRKTRKIKELETQLNGVKTNFSEIANSHDHMKAEFEKKCQEMEKLEEKCQYFQAQYNAIADAQRIYREHYEKEISELRLAFENYIKDNEKSLKKKEMNLIENQATLDKKLSEYSDKFHRMEKSQQHVAMELNTKYDRIKSTLDLESWATLYKKVRETAIDYARQLDLTLSEDFIQNHGDDGYFVRKFVENIVVSPTLSDKNSIFDNSGQHSRSSSTYIPSPTIRIPKSRGNTVKKSNFFCSQESNVNSVASHTLLPGIKRNSSIRCSSARVLSDNTPDHDIHQNMANTPVQRHSRKSPAAIDQYQ; encoded by the coding sequence ATGGGAAATCCTGACCTTACATTGACTGCCTCGGGATCGACTTATAACCTTCAAAAAGCCTGGTTGAAATCTGCAGAAGTTTCGCCGACATCAGAGAAAGATTTAGGTTCTCCAACCAAAATATACTCAACTTCAAATCTGCAAGTCAACCACGGTCCTTTCATCGCAAATATGAATGCCAATAGTACTACGCGCTCACTGAATAACAAGAGCAGTGCGAGTACTGCATCTAGCGGAACGGCTGTTGGAGACTCTATTGGTTCTCATAGCCCCTTAAGAGAGCTTAATTTTGCAGGAACTGAATCTTCTGGAAAGGTAATTGAAAATCTACATGCGCGAGTTGATGCGTTGGCCAGGACAAACTTGGAGCTAACAAATCAATCAAAGCAGCTATTGGATAAATTAGATAAAATTCAGACTAATGAAACGAAAAGTACTGATGTAATATCGAAATTGAGGTCCGAAAATGCAAATTTGAATTCTATGCTAACGAGAAAGACTCGTAAGATTAAGGAACTCGAAACGCAGCTAAATGGTGTAAAAACCAATTTCAGTGAAATTGCCAACAGTCATGATCATATGAAAGCAGAGTTCGAGAAAAAGTGTCAGGAGATGGAAAAGCTGGAGGAAAAATGTCAATATTTCCAGGCCCAGTATAATGCAATAGCAGATGCCCAAAGGATTTACAGGGAACATTATGAAAAGGAAATCTCTGAATTAAGACTTGCCTTTGAGAATTATATTAAGGATAACGAGAAGAgcttgaagaagaaggaaaTGAACCTAATAGAGAATCAAGCAACTCTAGATAAAAAGCTAAGCGAATACAGTGATAAATTTCACAGGATGGAAAAATCACAACAGCACGTTGCTATGGAATTGAATACAAAATATGATAGAATTAAATCCACTTTGGATCTAGAATCTTGGGCTACTTTGTACAAAAAAGTAAGGGAAACTGCAATCGACTATGCCAGACAGCTGGACCTAACATTATCGGAAGATTTTATTCAGAACCACGGCGACGACGGCTATTTTGTCAGGAAGTTCGTTGAGAACATTGTGGTATCTCCGACTTTAAGTGATAAAAACTCTATCTTCGATAACTCAGGTCAACATTCGCGCAGCTCATCCACCTATATACCCTCACCTACTATTCGTATCCCCAAAAGCCGCGGAAATACTGTCAAAAAGTCGAATTTCTTTTGTTCCCAGGAATCTAATGTCAACAGCGTAGCATCTCATACGTTGTTGCCAGGTATCAAGCGCAATTCCTCAATTAGATGTAGCTCGGCTAGAGTCCTTTCTGATAACACCCCCGATCACGATATCCATCAAAATATGGCGAACACACCTGTACAGAGGCACAGTAGAAAATCCCCTGCGGCAATTGATCAATACCAGTAG